One window of the Coleofasciculus sp. FACHB-1120 genome contains the following:
- a CDS encoding methyltransferase domain-containing protein, translating to MQNSLQNKKLLAFKVFRYLIFYPFDLLLISSFLTINSFYQLTKIQTNNETYIINLYKYLINSPPLEEEVQFYLKKLDSGEITRTSLIFSFLMIPAETERKLFKTNGILSHHLARLTLVQEHLPPAKVILDLGGAAGHLVEGSLLAMGYPSIPDRVHIIDLPPEQRMFGSAILPTNEVTTPQGTKVTYYYQSMTDLSNFENEIIDLVWSGQSIEHITENEAEKVYMEVHRVLKPGGYFCLDTPNRKLTRLQVKMGFVHPEHKIEYCPEDLINNIEKFGFKVVDKKAVSPMPFSLRTGRFSRLELIDSVGLSEYPDEGYSFYLKCKKI from the coding sequence ATGCAAAATTCATTACAAAACAAAAAGCTTCTAGCTTTTAAAGTTTTTAGATATTTAATATTTTATCCCTTCGACTTACTTTTAATTTCAAGCTTCTTAACAATTAATTCCTTCTATCAGCTAACCAAGATTCAAACGAATAATGAAACCTATATAATTAATCTTTATAAATATTTAATTAATTCACCTCCTTTAGAAGAAGAAGTTCAATTTTATTTAAAGAAACTAGATTCTGGTGAAATAACACGAACATCATTAATTTTTTCGTTTTTGATGATTCCTGCTGAAACTGAAAGAAAGTTATTCAAAACGAATGGAATCCTTTCCCACCATTTAGCGCGTTTAACCCTTGTCCAAGAACATCTCCCTCCTGCTAAGGTAATCTTGGATCTTGGGGGCGCTGCTGGTCATCTCGTAGAAGGAAGCTTACTGGCGATGGGGTATCCTTCTATTCCCGATCGAGTCCATATTATTGATTTGCCTCCTGAACAAAGAATGTTCGGTTCCGCTATCCTGCCTACGAATGAAGTAACAACGCCTCAAGGCACTAAAGTAACCTATTATTATCAATCCATGACGGATTTATCTAATTTTGAGAATGAAATAATTGATTTGGTTTGGTCAGGACAGAGTATTGAACACATTACAGAAAACGAAGCTGAAAAAGTATATATGGAGGTTCATCGTGTCCTAAAACCGGGAGGCTATTTTTGTTTGGATACTCCCAATCGAAAACTTACTCGTTTACAAGTTAAAATGGGCTTTGTTCATCCGGAACATAAAATTGAATACTGCCCAGAAGATTTAATTAACAACATAGAAAAATTTGGGTTTAAAGTCGTAGATAAAAAGGCTGTCTCCCCGATGCCTTTTAGTTTAAGAACAGGAAGATTTAGCCGCCTAGAACTGATTGATTCAGTGGGACTGAGCGAATACCCTGATGAAGGATATTCTTTCTATTTAAAATGCAAAAAGATTTAG
- a CDS encoding mannosyltransferase family protein has protein sequence MEKYAATVEAAAVEKKDISTNGFVFATAMWLCSRLIIAIAMMVVAPALPSPSNMMPTSGWGVFEGWDSIHYRAIAVSGYEYANDGQGHNVAFFPVFPLLIRGVMTLGLPFEVAGTLVNNLALLGAIALVYFWVEERHGRSAARWASAVLAWCPFSLFGTVIYTEGLFLFFSTAALRAFDKRQYAWLSLCGALATATRPTGIALIPAFLIAAWKERRPLIAYVASLATAGGLLLFSLYCWIRFADPLAFIHAQRGWRPSVGFDWQGWWKMLMQISIGTANWKYGGIKDPWHPLLFLILVGCGYLLWRFRQKLGSVKVGYGFCVLWLILWLQAGDPLINTVSLVGGGYLLWHFRNQLSLVTVIYGFCGLGLILSSGGTWSIGRIAYGIVSLAIALGLLLSRHPRWGYATIGFFTVLLVPLSIRFAQHLWAG, from the coding sequence ATGGAAAAATATGCTGCAACTGTGGAAGCTGCTGCTGTTGAAAAAAAAGACATAAGCACGAATGGGTTCGTCTTTGCAACAGCAATGTGGCTATGCAGCCGACTCATCATTGCGATCGCAATGATGGTGGTTGCGCCTGCACTTCCAAGTCCCTCAAACATGATGCCTACATCTGGTTGGGGAGTTTTTGAGGGCTGGGATAGCATTCATTATCGAGCGATCGCTGTCTCTGGTTACGAATACGCGAATGACGGACAAGGACATAATGTTGCCTTTTTCCCCGTTTTCCCTTTACTCATCCGGGGAGTAATGACCCTCGGCTTGCCGTTTGAAGTTGCGGGCACGCTAGTAAATAATTTGGCATTATTAGGAGCGATCGCCCTTGTATACTTTTGGGTCGAAGAACGTCATGGTAGAAGTGCTGCACGGTGGGCAAGTGCGGTATTGGCTTGGTGTCCGTTTTCCCTATTTGGAACCGTAATTTACACGGAAGGGCTATTTTTATTCTTCAGCACTGCGGCTTTACGAGCCTTTGATAAACGTCAATATGCCTGGTTATCCCTGTGCGGTGCATTAGCAACTGCCACCCGTCCCACCGGAATCGCCCTCATCCCCGCCTTTCTGATTGCCGCCTGGAAAGAACGCAGACCCCTCATCGCCTACGTTGCCAGTCTAGCGACTGCTGGAGGGTTACTTCTATTTAGTTTGTATTGCTGGATTCGATTTGCAGACCCTTTAGCGTTTATTCACGCACAGCGAGGATGGCGACCTTCAGTCGGATTTGATTGGCAGGGTTGGTGGAAAATGCTAATGCAAATTTCGATTGGCACTGCCAATTGGAAGTATGGCGGGATTAAAGATCCTTGGCATCCGCTGCTATTTTTAATCCTTGTCGGCTGTGGCTATTTACTGTGGCGATTCCGGCAAAAATTAGGTTCGGTTAAAGTTGGATACGGCTTTTGTGTTTTATGGTTAATTTTGTGGTTACAAGCAGGCGATCCATTAATTAATACGGTTTCGTTAGTGGGGGGTGGCTACTTGTTATGGCACTTCCGGAATCAACTCAGTTTAGTAACCGTAATTTATGGATTTTGCGGCTTGGGTTTAATTTTGTCCTCTGGAGGAACTTGGTCGATTGGGCGGATTGCTTACGGCATTGTGTCACTTGCGATCGCGCTTGGCTTATTACTTTCCCGTCACCCGCGTTGGGGATATGCCACAATCGGCTTTTTTACCGTCTTACTTGTTCCGCTATCCATTCGATTTGCCCAACACCTTTGGGCAGGATAA
- the dxr gene encoding 1-deoxy-D-xylulose-5-phosphate reductoisomerase, producing the protein MKAITLLGSTGSIGTQTLDIVAQNPEKFRIVGLAAGRNVPMLAAQIRQFRPKIAAICQEDKLSELKEAIADLDPQPILLSGETGVVEVARYGNAETVVTGIVGCAGLLPTIAAIEAGKDIALANKETLIAGAPVVLPLVEKHGVKLLPADSEHSAIFQCLQGVPKGGLRRILLTASGGSFRDLPVEKLASVTVADALKHPNWSMGRKITIDSATLMNKGLEVIEAHFLFGMDYDGIEIVIHPQSIIHSLIELQDTSVLAQLGWPDMRLPLLYALSWPERIYTDWEPLDLVKAGNLTFKEPDHEKYPCMQLAYAAGRAGGSMPAVLNAANEQAVALFLEEKIQFLDIPRCIESVCDRFTSQNRSTPTLDDIIAADKWARQEALEVSQQLHKGSSATVVR; encoded by the coding sequence GTGAAAGCGATTACTCTCCTTGGCTCCACTGGCTCTATCGGGACTCAGACGCTAGATATTGTGGCTCAAAACCCGGAAAAGTTCAGAATCGTGGGGTTGGCAGCAGGGCGCAACGTGCCGATGCTTGCCGCACAGATTCGGCAGTTCCGACCGAAAATTGCCGCTATCTGTCAAGAAGACAAATTGTCTGAACTGAAAGAAGCGATCGCAGACCTCGACCCCCAACCAATCCTGTTAAGTGGGGAAACTGGGGTCGTTGAAGTCGCCCGCTACGGCAATGCAGAAACGGTCGTCACCGGAATTGTGGGCTGTGCGGGGTTATTACCGACCATTGCCGCGATTGAAGCCGGGAAAGATATTGCTTTGGCGAATAAGGAAACTTTAATTGCGGGTGCCCCCGTGGTTCTGCCGCTGGTAGAGAAACACGGTGTGAAGCTGTTGCCAGCGGACTCTGAGCATTCTGCAATTTTTCAGTGTCTCCAAGGCGTCCCCAAAGGCGGCTTGCGACGGATTCTGCTCACGGCTTCTGGTGGTTCTTTCCGCGATTTGCCTGTCGAGAAATTAGCCTCTGTCACGGTTGCAGACGCCCTGAAGCATCCCAATTGGTCGATGGGTCGCAAAATTACCATTGACTCCGCTACATTGATGAATAAGGGGCTGGAAGTGATTGAGGCGCACTTCCTCTTTGGCATGGATTACGATGGCATCGAGATTGTCATCCATCCCCAAAGCATTATTCACTCGCTCATTGAATTGCAAGATACGTCAGTCTTAGCTCAGTTGGGTTGGCCTGATATGCGTTTGCCGCTACTTTATGCCCTATCCTGGCCTGAGCGAATCTATACCGACTGGGAACCGCTAGATTTGGTGAAAGCTGGAAATCTCACTTTCAAGGAACCCGATCACGAGAAGTATCCCTGTATGCAATTGGCGTATGCAGCAGGTCGTGCCGGGGGTTCGATGCCTGCGGTCTTGAATGCGGCGAACGAACAGGCAGTGGCGCTATTTTTAGAAGAAAAAATTCAATTTTTGGATATTCCTCGTTGCATCGAATCAGTTTGCGATCGCTTTACTTCCCAAAACCGCTCAACTCCTACTCTCGATGACATCATTGCCGCAGACAAATGGGCAAGACAGGAAGCACTTGAGGTCAGTCAGCAGTTGCACAAAGGTAGTAGCGCCACAGTCGTGCGTTAG
- a CDS encoding methyltransferase domain-containing protein, which produces MNSYKQQVIEFYNSRTTYDCEEGTRHPLEANLLLEFVPIQKGDKILDVATGTGLLAIPAAQKVGLEGHIIGIDMSPGMLHQARVKVEAASLKNIELIEADAESITFNDGCFDAVFCCEAIVLFTDIPASLQKWYRFLKTGGFVAFTCPPETAYLGDVYRNICARVLGISLPHILETLGTPEKCRNLLQKAGFRDIEIKIEPSGRYRHLRDDDLSWKGINLSFKGNPLLAKLSPEQLEQFQVEYRAEIDKLTTERGVWEDTTKFFVRGRK; this is translated from the coding sequence ATGAATAGTTACAAGCAACAGGTAATTGAATTTTATAATTCTAGAACTACCTACGATTGTGAGGAAGGAACTCGCCATCCACTTGAAGCCAATCTCCTACTTGAATTTGTCCCCATTCAGAAGGGAGATAAAATCCTTGATGTGGCTACTGGAACAGGTTTATTGGCGATTCCTGCCGCTCAGAAAGTGGGTTTGGAAGGCCATATCATTGGCATAGATATGTCTCCGGGAATGCTCCATCAAGCTAGAGTTAAAGTTGAAGCAGCTTCCTTAAAAAACATCGAATTGATTGAGGCAGATGCAGAATCCATCACCTTTAATGATGGTTGTTTTGATGCTGTTTTCTGCTGTGAGGCAATTGTACTTTTTACTGATATTCCTGCTAGTTTACAAAAGTGGTATCGCTTCCTGAAAACAGGAGGATTTGTAGCATTTACCTGTCCTCCGGAAACAGCTTATCTGGGAGATGTTTACAGGAATATCTGCGCTAGAGTATTGGGGATATCGCTACCACACATCCTCGAAACACTCGGTACTCCAGAAAAGTGTCGTAATTTGCTACAAAAAGCAGGTTTTAGAGATATCGAAATCAAAATTGAGCCGTCTGGACGGTATCGCCATCTAAGGGATGACGACTTATCCTGGAAGGGGATTAATTTAAGTTTTAAAGGAAATCCGCTGCTGGCGAAACTATCACCGGAACAATTAGAGCAGTTCCAAGTTGAGTACAGAGCAGAAATTGATAAACTAACAACCGAGCGAGGAGTCTGGGAAGATACTACAAAATTCTTTGTTCGGGGTAGAAAATGA
- a CDS encoding CHAT domain-containing protein, translating to MKRRKARVRSTLPWASTLIGVMGFLTGVPTPVVGQANPPQATQQSAELESAKQLNKQVDQLYQQGQYAIAIPLAKRALAIREKVLGKEHPAVALSLNSLAVLYRLQGNYSSAEPLYQRSLAIRENVLGLEHPDVALSLYNLAELYQAQGNYSSAEPLYQRSLAISEKVVGKEHPYVANSLNGLAELYQAQGNYSSAEPLYQRSLEIREKVLGPEHPDVAHSLNSLAGLYQTQGKYSSAEPLYQRSLAIYEKVLGPEHPDVASSLHNLASLYREQGKYSSAEPLHQRSLAISEKVLGSEHPDVASSLHNLASLYREQGKYSSAEPLHQRSLAIYEKVLGSEHPSVAKSLNNLAMLYQAQGNYSSAEPLFQRSLAIYEKVLGPEHPDVANSLNNLAALYEAQGNYSQAEPLHQSSLVIREKVLGPEHPDVAQSLNNLAALYRAQGNYSSAEPLFQRSLVIREKVLGKEHPDVATSLINLAALYQAQGNYSSAEPLFQRSLAISQKVLGPEHPDVAHSLSNLAALYQEQGKYSSAELLHQRSLAILEKVLGPEHPHVAKSLNYLASLYQAQGNIVRALELLNRGTNIEERNLALIFTTGSEAQKSAYIATLWGTTNYTVSLQTQDTSNNSQATRLALTTILRRKGRVLNALTDSLQTLRQNLKPSDQKLLDQLAATRSQLAALLFKGTGNLPPNQYRQQVATLKAQADKLEATLSRRSAEFRSESQPVTLEAVQPLIPTDAALVELMLYQPFNAKATKPDERLGAPRYVAYVLHSTGEPKWVDLGEAALINQAVNDFRKALRSTLSSNVKPVARTLDELLMQPVRKLLGNRRTVLLSPDSQLNLIPFAALVDENNRYLVENYSITYLSSGRDLLRLQNRSKSSSEPVLIANPDYDKPGNPSVPVATTRSTLNQRSTDLAQLQFGPLPGTAAEAEAIAPMLPRATLLTGSQATENALKQLQSPKILHIATHGFFFNDVPLVAPPDFSGSLVQDRAAIEIVPISGNTENPLLRSGIALAGFNPRQSGSEDGVLTAMEAAGLNLLGTKLVVLSACETGLGDVANGDGVYGLRRALTVAGAESQLISLWKVDDFGTKDLMASYYKRLMANVERSQALRQTQLEMLQNPQYQHPFYWAAFIPSGNWTSLESASP from the coding sequence ATGAAGAGGAGAAAAGCACGAGTCAGGAGTACGCTACCCTGGGCTTCTACGCTAATCGGAGTCATGGGGTTTCTGACTGGAGTACCAACGCCAGTGGTAGGACAAGCTAATCCTCCCCAGGCAACCCAACAGTCAGCGGAACTGGAGTCAGCCAAGCAGCTGAACAAACAGGTAGACCAGCTTTACCAGCAAGGGCAATATGCTATAGCGATTCCCCTAGCCAAACGCGCCCTCGCTATTCGGGAAAAAGTGCTGGGCAAAGAGCATCCCGCTGTTGCCCTCAGTCTCAACAGTCTGGCAGTGCTGTACCGCTTACAGGGGAACTACAGCTCTGCCGAACCTCTCTATCAACGCTCCTTGGCAATCCGGGAGAATGTGTTGGGACTAGAGCATCCCGATGTTGCCCTCAGTCTCTACAATCTGGCAGAGCTGTACCAAGCACAGGGGAACTACAGCTCTGCTGAACCTCTCTACCAACGCTCTTTGGCAATCTCTGAGAAAGTGGTGGGCAAAGAGCATCCCTATGTTGCCAACAGTCTCAACGGTCTGGCAGAGCTGTACCAAGCACAGGGGAACTACAGCTCTGCTGAACCTCTCTACCAACGTTCCTTGGAAATCCGAGAAAAAGTGCTGGGACCAGAGCATCCCGATGTTGCTCACAGTCTCAACAGTCTGGCAGGGCTGTACCAGACACAGGGGAAGTACAGCTCTGCCGAACCTCTCTACCAACGCTCCTTGGCAATTTATGAGAAAGTGCTGGGACCAGAGCATCCCGATGTTGCCTCCAGCCTCCACAATCTAGCATCTCTGTACCGAGAACAGGGGAAGTACAGCTCTGCCGAACCTCTCCACCAACGCTCTTTGGCAATCTCTGAGAAGGTGCTGGGATCAGAGCATCCCGATGTTGCCTCCAGCCTCCACAATCTAGCATCTCTGTACCGAGAACAGGGGAAGTACAGCTCTGCCGAACCCCTCCACCAACGCTCCTTGGCAATTTATGAGAAGGTGCTGGGATCAGAGCATCCCTCTGTTGCAAAAAGCCTCAACAATCTAGCAATGCTGTACCAAGCACAGGGGAATTACAGCTCTGCTGAACCTCTCTTCCAACGCTCCTTGGCAATTTATGAGAAAGTGCTGGGACCAGAGCATCCCGATGTTGCCAACAGCCTCAACAATCTCGCAGCGCTGTACGAAGCACAGGGGAACTACAGCCAAGCTGAACCCCTCCACCAAAGCTCCTTGGTAATCCGGGAGAAGGTGCTGGGACCAGAACATCCCGATGTTGCTCAAAGTCTCAACAATTTGGCAGCCCTGTACCGAGCACAGGGGAACTACAGCTCTGCCGAACCTCTCTTTCAACGCTCTTTGGTAATCCGGGAGAAGGTGCTGGGTAAAGAACATCCCGATGTTGCCACCAGCCTCATCAATCTGGCAGCGCTGTACCAAGCACAGGGGAACTACAGCTCTGCCGAACCTCTCTTTCAACGCTCTTTGGCAATCTCTCAGAAGGTGCTGGGACCAGAGCATCCCGATGTTGCTCACAGTCTTAGCAATCTGGCAGCGCTGTACCAAGAACAGGGGAAGTACAGCTCTGCCGAACTTCTCCACCAACGCTCCTTGGCAATCTTAGAGAAAGTGCTGGGACCAGAGCATCCCCATGTTGCAAAAAGCCTCAACTATCTGGCATCTCTGTACCAAGCACAGGGGAACATCGTCCGTGCCCTTGAACTCCTGAACCGTGGCACTAATATCGAAGAACGCAACCTCGCCCTCATCTTCACCACTGGCTCCGAGGCTCAGAAAAGTGCCTACATCGCCACACTCTGGGGTACAACCAACTATACAGTCTCCCTGCAAACCCAGGACACATCCAACAACTCCCAAGCTACCCGCCTCGCTCTTACTACTATTCTGCGGCGCAAAGGCAGAGTCCTCAACGCCCTCACTGACAGCCTGCAAACTCTGCGCCAAAACCTCAAACCCTCTGACCAAAAATTACTTGACCAACTCGCTGCCACCCGCTCTCAACTGGCAGCACTACTGTTTAAGGGAACGGGTAATCTCCCCCCCAACCAGTACCGCCAGCAAGTCGCCACCCTGAAAGCTCAAGCCGACAAACTGGAAGCTACACTCTCTCGTCGTAGTGCCGAATTTCGTAGCGAATCCCAACCCGTCACCCTTGAAGCGGTGCAGCCGCTCATTCCTACTGATGCTGCCTTAGTTGAACTGATGTTGTACCAACCCTTCAACGCCAAAGCTACAAAACCAGATGAAAGGCTGGGTGCCCCTCGCTACGTCGCTTACGTCCTCCACTCTACGGGTGAACCCAAATGGGTAGACTTAGGCGAAGCCGCACTCATCAACCAAGCGGTTAATGACTTCCGCAAAGCACTGCGCTCTACCCTTTCCTCTAATGTCAAGCCAGTCGCCCGGACGCTGGATGAACTCCTCATGCAGCCCGTTCGTAAGCTTCTGGGCAACAGGCGAACCGTGCTGCTTTCCCCAGACAGCCAACTGAACCTGATTCCTTTCGCTGCCTTGGTTGATGAAAATAATCGCTATCTCGTCGAAAACTACTCCATCACCTACCTGAGTTCCGGACGTGACCTGTTGCGCCTCCAAAATCGCTCCAAAAGCAGTTCGGAACCTGTGCTGATTGCTAATCCTGATTATGACAAACCTGGCAACCCATCCGTGCCGGTTGCGACAACACGCAGCACTCTCAACCAGCGCTCTACAGACCTCGCCCAACTCCAGTTCGGCCCCTTACCCGGAACTGCCGCTGAAGCCGAAGCGATTGCCCCCATGCTACCAAGAGCTACCCTGCTGACCGGCTCACAGGCAACTGAAAATGCTCTCAAGCAACTCCAAAGTCCCAAAATTCTGCATATTGCGACTCACGGCTTCTTCTTCAATGACGTTCCCCTCGTTGCACCGCCCGATTTCTCCGGCTCATTGGTTCAAGACCGTGCCGCCATTGAAATCGTCCCCATTTCTGGCAACACCGAGAACCCCCTGCTGCGTTCGGGAATTGCTCTAGCCGGGTTCAACCCCCGTCAAAGTGGCAGTGAAGATGGAGTCCTGACGGCAATGGAAGCGGCCGGACTAAACCTATTAGGTACGAAGTTAGTGGTACTCTCAGCCTGTGAAACCGGATTGGGAGATGTTGCCAACGGGGACGGCGTTTATGGCTTGCGTCGTGCCTTGACCGTTGCCGGTGCCGAAAGTCAGCTAATCAGCCTATGGAAAGTCGATGATTTTGGCACCAAAGACCTGATGGCGAGCTATTACAAGCGCTTAATGGCGAATGTCGAGCGCTCTCAAGCTCTGCGTCAAACCCAACTAGAAATGCTCCAGAACCCACAGTACCAGCATCCTTTCTATTGGGCAGCTTTCATCCCCTCCGGCAATTGGACGAGCCTGGAGTCGGCGTCCCCCTAA
- the glmS gene encoding glutamine--fructose-6-phosphate transaminase (isomerizing), with protein MCGIVGYIGTQAATEILLAGLEKLEYRGYDSAGIATVLEGDIHCVRAKGKLYNLREKLQREVNPATIGIGHTRWATHGKPEEYNAHPHTDTAKRIAVVQNGIIENYRELREELKAKGHEFRSETDTEVIPHLIAELMAQQAQQAAATAQPFPFLEAVRLAVTKTGTDTELIPQLIAELMAQQVHNSASTPQQAPFLEAVRQAVTKAGTDTEAIPQLMAEVMSQQVQNSAAVIQNSPFLEVVRQAVNKLEGAFAIAVICADYPDELIVARQQAPLTIGFGQGEFFCASDTPALVPHTRAVLTLENGELARMTPIGVEVYNFAGDRLKKSPRTLSWNPVQVEKQGFKHFMLKEIYEQPGVVRACLEAYLNADWNAESPQSPIKLNLPASLYENLEHIQILACGTSWHAGLVGKYLLEQLAGIPTIVQYASEFRYAPAPLTANTLTIGVTQSGETADTLAALAMESQRRATQPPQFQTRLLGITNRPESTLGTMVPQIIETHAGIEIGVAATKTFVAQLMAFYCLALDLAYRRQTVSAIRLEQILIGLRQLPAQIELILESQERYIEHLTHDFAETKDFIFLGRGINFPIALEGALKLKEISYIHAEGYPAGEMKHGPIALLDAKVPVVAIAMPGTVYEKVLSNAQEAKARDSRLIGVTPMNDPEAAETFDDLLPVPAVEELLSPILTVIPLQLLAYHIAALRGLDVDQPRNLAKSVTVE; from the coding sequence ATGTGCGGAATCGTTGGCTATATTGGCACTCAAGCGGCGACAGAAATTTTGCTGGCAGGCTTGGAAAAACTGGAGTACCGGGGCTACGATTCTGCCGGTATCGCCACAGTCTTGGAAGGTGACATCCACTGCGTGCGGGCAAAGGGCAAACTCTACAACCTGCGCGAAAAGCTACAACGAGAAGTCAATCCGGCGACGATTGGCATCGGACACACCCGCTGGGCGACTCACGGCAAGCCAGAAGAATACAACGCCCATCCCCACACGGATACGGCGAAGCGAATCGCGGTAGTACAAAACGGGATTATTGAAAATTATCGGGAATTGCGAGAAGAACTTAAAGCCAAGGGACACGAGTTTCGCTCAGAGACGGATACCGAGGTGATTCCCCACTTAATCGCCGAATTAATGGCACAGCAAGCGCAGCAAGCAGCGGCGACAGCTCAACCGTTTCCGTTTTTAGAAGCGGTGCGGCTGGCGGTGACGAAAACCGGGACGGATACGGAGTTGATTCCCCAGCTAATCGCCGAACTAATGGCACAGCAAGTACACAACTCAGCTTCTACACCTCAGCAGGCTCCGTTTTTAGAGGCAGTGCGCCAAGCAGTAACGAAGGCGGGGACAGACACGGAGGCAATCCCGCAATTGATGGCTGAAGTGATGTCACAGCAAGTGCAAAACTCAGCGGCGGTAATTCAGAATTCGCCCTTTTTAGAAGTAGTACGGCAGGCGGTAAATAAACTGGAGGGAGCGTTTGCGATCGCGGTTATCTGTGCCGACTATCCCGATGAATTGATTGTGGCACGGCAACAAGCTCCCCTCACCATTGGATTCGGTCAAGGAGAGTTTTTCTGCGCCTCTGATACTCCGGCACTGGTTCCCCACACTCGTGCCGTCCTGACCCTGGAAAATGGTGAACTGGCAAGAATGACCCCGATTGGGGTTGAGGTGTACAATTTTGCTGGCGATAGGCTCAAAAAAAGTCCCCGGACGTTGAGTTGGAATCCCGTACAGGTGGAAAAACAGGGATTCAAGCACTTTATGCTCAAAGAAATTTATGAGCAACCGGGAGTAGTTCGCGCTTGTTTAGAAGCTTATCTGAATGCAGATTGGAATGCCGAGTCTCCTCAATCTCCGATTAAACTGAATTTACCGGCGTCACTGTACGAAAATTTAGAACACATTCAAATTCTTGCCTGCGGCACCAGTTGGCACGCTGGACTGGTGGGTAAATACCTGCTGGAACAGTTAGCGGGAATTCCGACCATCGTGCAGTATGCCTCTGAGTTTCGCTATGCACCCGCGCCTCTAACTGCGAATACGTTGACAATTGGCGTGACTCAATCTGGAGAAACAGCGGATACCCTGGCGGCTTTGGCAATGGAATCCCAGCGTCGTGCCACTCAGCCGCCCCAGTTTCAGACGCGATTGCTAGGGATTACCAATCGCCCAGAAAGCACTTTGGGGACGATGGTGCCGCAGATTATCGAAACTCACGCCGGAATTGAAATCGGAGTAGCGGCGACTAAAACCTTTGTTGCTCAGCTGATGGCGTTTTACTGTTTGGCTCTGGATTTAGCTTATCGGCGTCAGACGGTATCGGCAATTCGGTTAGAGCAAATTTTAATTGGCTTACGACAGTTGCCAGCGCAGATTGAACTAATTTTAGAAAGTCAGGAGCGTTATATTGAGCATCTGACTCACGATTTTGCCGAAACAAAAGATTTTATCTTTTTAGGACGGGGGATTAATTTCCCAATTGCCTTGGAAGGGGCGCTGAAATTGAAAGAAATTAGCTATATCCACGCCGAAGGTTATCCCGCTGGAGAGATGAAACACGGCCCGATTGCATTGTTGGATGCGAAAGTGCCCGTAGTAGCGATCGCAATGCCGGGGACTGTGTACGAAAAAGTCCTCTCGAATGCCCAGGAAGCGAAGGCGCGGGATTCCCGCTTAATTGGCGTGACGCCGATGAATGACCCAGAAGCAGCGGAAACCTTTGATGATTTATTGCCCGTTCCTGCTGTTGAAGAGTTGCTTTCTCCCATCCTCACAGTTATTCCATTACAACTGTTGGCTTATCACATTGCAGCGCTTCGCGGCTTAGATGTAGATCAGCCTCGGAATTTGGCGAAGTCAGTAACAGTGGAATAA
- the psaC gene encoding photosystem I iron-sulfur center protein PsaC, whose protein sequence is MSHTVKIYDTCIGCTQCVRACPTDVLEMVPWDGCKAQQIASSPRTEDCVGCKRCETACPTDFLSIRVYLSNAETTRSMGLAY, encoded by the coding sequence ATGTCTCATACCGTTAAAATCTATGACACCTGCATTGGATGCACCCAATGCGTTCGCGCTTGCCCAACGGACGTCCTAGAGATGGTTCCCTGGGATGGCTGCAAAGCCCAACAGATTGCCTCATCTCCTCGGACTGAAGATTGTGTAGGTTGCAAGCGGTGCGAAACTGCCTGTCCTACAGACTTTTTGAGTATCCGAGTTTATTTGAGCAATGCTGAAACTACTCGCAGCATGGGCTTGGCATACTAA